The following coding sequences lie in one Sorghum bicolor cultivar BTx623 chromosome 6, Sorghum_bicolor_NCBIv3, whole genome shotgun sequence genomic window:
- the LOC110436432 gene encoding uncharacterized protein LOC110436432 — MARFLVGLNKPIADKVDMTNYTCLTELVHFAKRAERQLAGSYKGRASFSAHNSATSWRQSQQHGSGVHTPTSRATSSKHFDSKGKAVSSTQSSSSATAAPRHTSKIECFKCGGHGHKQAECPNRRTIIALADGSYDSQSEEEDEFHNVFADHTLDTCEYSAEDGTFELGLNCLAIQPILTFAPSDMIEDVISPYSNEITSADFDELLADFPDLEPSKMNRSSPYLVVRRVLSTQFVAAEQGQRHNLFQSRCKVKGQVCRFIIDGGSCNNIVSVLLVEKLGLPTRRHPHPYHMQWLNNSGTVKVSSMVRLSFSIGDYHGEVDCDIVPMQACHLLLGRPWQFDVDSVHFGRSNKYTFIHNDKKVVLVPLSPEEIYASDVARMKKEESDKRKLSEAANTSKGETSNQSSHIKPLSTTKQHHQNECLFVSRSDLREVRNTTAPFFVLLHKEVLLSTNDLPSSLPSAVLDLLQDFEDVFPDEVPAGLPPLRGIEHQIDLVPGASLPNRPAYRANPEETKEIQRQVKELLDKGYVRESLSPCAVPVLLVPKKDGSWRMCVDCRAINAITVRYRHPIPRLDDMLDELSGSTIFTKIDLRSGYHQIRMKIGDEWKTAFTTKFGLYEWLVMPFGLTNAPSTFMRLMNHVLRAFIGKFVVVYFDDILIYSKSFDEHLDHIHQVLAVLREEKLYANIAKCTFCTDRVVFLGFVVTADGIQVDEEKVKAIKDWPTPTNVSQKDVPFKWGDDQEQAFVELKRKLCEAPLLQLPNFGKTFEIECDASGIGIGGVLLQEGKPIAYFSEKLNGPHLNYSVYDKELYALVRVLEVWQHYLLPKEFVIHSDHEALKYLKSQGKLNRRHAKWIEFIETFPYVVKHKRVLLQEAHAGGLAGHSTTNFCPFEIVYGFKPHTPMDLLPLPLQEQVNLDAAKRSNFIKKLHDETRRNIEKKSAQYAKQANKGKKKVTFQPGDLVWLHLRKDRFPQQRKSKLSPRGDGPFKVLKKINDNAYKIELPPEYSNVSPTFNVKDLLPFVGEPESRTTPSQEGEADEDIPSIHSSSNETPLDISGPITRSRAKHLFLTTPTLLLVVAAGVLTTVVAPHILPLVVGRAATVALAGLR; from the exons ATGGCTCGATTTCTGGTTGGCCTCAATAAGCCCATTGCTGATAAAGTGGATATGACAAACTACACATGTCTCACTGAGTTGGTACATTTTGCAAAAAGGGCAGAACGACAACTTGCTGGATCTTATAAAGGTCGTGCTTCATTTTCAGCTCATAATAGTGCTACTTCATGGCGCCAGTCACAGCAGCACGGGTCAGGGGTGCACACACCTACATCTCGTGCAACTTCTTCCAAACATTTTGATTCCAAAGGCAAAGCTGTAAGCTCTACTCAGTCCAGCTCCTCTGCTACTGCAGCCCCAAGGCATACAAGCAAGATTGAGTGTTTTAAGTGTGGTGGTCATGGGCATAAGCAAGCTGAATGTCCCAATCGTCGTACGATTATTGCCCTTGCTGATGGTTCATATGATTCACAAAGtgaagaggaggacgagtttCACAATGTCTTTGCAGATCATACTCTTGACACTTGTGAGTATTCAGCTGAGGATGGTACTTTTGAGCTAGGTCTGAATTGTTTAGCTATTCAACCTATTCTAACTTTTGCTCCCAGTGACATGATAGAAGATGTTATTTCTCCATATTCTAATGAGATTACTAGTGCTGATTTTGATGAGTTGCTTGCTGATTTTCCTGATTTGGAGCCTTCTAAAATGAATAGATCATCTCCTTATTTGGTGGTTAGAAGAGTTCTTTCCACTCAGTTTGTTGCTGCTGAACAAGGACAACGTCATAATTTGTTTCAGTCCCGATGCAAAGTGAAAGGTCAAGTGTGTCGTTTCATCATAGATGGTGGGAGCTGCAATAATATTGTTAGTGTCTTGCTTGTTGAGAAGCTTGGCCTACCAACACGCCGCCATCCACACCCTTACCATATGCAGTGGCTGAATAATTCAGGGACAGTGAAGGTCTCATCCATGGTTCGTTTGTCTTTCTCCATTGGTGACTATCATGGTGAGGTTGATTGTGATATTGTACCCATGCAAGCATGCCATTTGCTGTTGGGTCGTCCATGGCAGTTTGATGTGGATTCGGTGCACTTTGGGCGGTCTAACAAGTATACTTTCATCCACAacgacaagaaggtggttcttgTTCCATTATCTCCAGAAGAGATCTATGCTTCAGATGTGGCTCGCATGAAAAAAGAAGAATCTGACAAAAGAAAATTGAGTGAGGCTGCCAACACTAGTAAGGGAGAGACTTCTAACCAATCTAGCCACATAAAGCCTCTTTCCACTACAAAACAACACCACCAAAATGAGTGCTTATTTGTGAGCAGGAGTGAtttgagagaagtgaggaacaccACAGCCCCATTCTTTGTGCTCTTGCACAAGGAGGTCCTACTTTCAACTAACGATTTACCTTCATCGCTGCCTAGTGCTGTTCTTGATCTCTTACAGGACTTTgaagatgtttttcctgatgaggTACCAGCTGGCCTTCCTCCACTCCGTGGTattgagcatcaaatcgatTTGGTACCTGGAGCTTCTCTTCCCAATCGTCCAGCCTACCGTGCTAATCCTGAAGAAACCAAAGAAATTCAGCGACAGGTAAAAGAGCTTTTGGACAAAGGGTATGTTCGTGAATCTCTAtcaccttgtgctgttccagtactTTTGgtccctaagaaagatggatctTGGCGCATGTGTGTCGATTGTCGTGCCATTAATGCTATAACTGTACGATATCGCCATCCCATTCCTAGGCTTGATGACATGTTAGATGAATTGAGCGGCTCAACTATTTTCACCAAGATTGATTTACGCAGTGGCTATCACCAAATTCGCATGAAAATTGGTGATGAATGGAAGACAGCATTTACAACCAAATTTGGCTTGTATGAATGGCTTGTGATGCCCTTTggcttgacaaatgctccttcaacttttatgcgcttaatgaatcatgttttacgagctttcattggcaagtttgtagttgtttattttgatgatattctgatCTATAGCAAATCATttgatgaacatcttgatcatatCCATCAAGTACTTGCTGTTTTGAGGGAAGAGAAATTGTATGCCAACATTGCtaagtgcacattttgcacagatcgtgttgtttttcttggttttgttgtgaCTGCAGATGGCATCCAGGTTGATGAAGAGAAGGTTAAGGCAATAAAGGATTGGCCTACTCCTACAAATGTGAGCC AGAAGGATGTTCCATTCAAATGGGGAGATGACCAAGAGCAAGCCTTTGTAGAGTTAAAAAGAAAGCTTTGTGAAGCACCACTGCTGCAGCTACCTAACTTCGGTAAGACTTTTGagattgaatgtgatgcaagtggtattggcattggaggtgtgctaCTTCAAGAAGGTAAACCTATTgcctacttttctgaaaagttaaATGGTCCACATCTGAATTATTCTGTCTATGATAAAGAGCTTTATGCCTTAGTTCGAGTTTTGGAAgtttggcaacattatttgttacctaaagaatttgtcatccattctgatcatgaagctttgaaatatttaaaaagtcaaggcaaactgaatcgtagacatGCTAAATGGATCGAGTTCATAGAAACATTTCCGTATGTTGTTAAACATAAGCGTG TTCTTTTACAGGAAGCACATGCTGGTGGCTTAGCTGGTC ATTCCACAACAAATTTTTGTCCATTTGAAATTGTTTATGGTTTTAAGCCACATACTCCCATGGATCTTTTGCCTTTACCATTACAGGAACAAGTTAACTTGGATGCAGCGAAGAGATCCAACTTTATCAAGAAGCTACATGATGAGACAAGAAGAAATATTGAGAAGAAATCAGCACAATATGCAAAGCAAGCGAACAAAGGTAAGAAGAAGGTTACATTTCAGCCCGGTGACCTCGTGTGGTTGCATCTACGCAAGGATCGATTTCCCCAACAACGTAAGAGTAAGTTATCACCTAGAGGTGATGGTCCATTCAAGGTTCTAAAAAAGATAAATGATAATGCATACAAAATTGAGCTGCCACCTGAATATTCCAATGTTAGTCCAACATTCAATGTCAAAGACTTGCTTCCATTTGTTGGTGAgcctgagtcgaggacgactccttctcaagagggggaggctgatgaggacatccctagcattcattcatcttcaaatgaaactccacttgatataagtggtccaattacaagaagtagagctaaaca TTTATTCCTCACCACACCCACGCTTCTGCTCGTGGTAGCCGCCGGCGTCCTGACCACGGTTGTTGCGCCCCACATCCTTCCTCTGGTTGTTGGGAGAGCGGCTACGGTGGCGCTCGCTGGGTTGAGGTGa